One Synechococcus sp. PROS-9-1 DNA window includes the following coding sequences:
- the arsS gene encoding arsenosugar biosynthesis radical SAM (seleno)protein ArsS (Some members of this family are selenoproteins.): MTSISPATEQQQSAKRFPALNRGELETLQVNLGYRCNQSCSHCHVNAGPWRTEMMEEEQINLIPKVLQHLKLNCLDLTGGAPELHPQFRSLVHDARGLGVQVIDRCNLTILQEPGQEDLAAFLADEGVKVVASLPCFEEERVNNQRGMGVFQRSISGLKSLNALGYGLPNSKLELDLVFNPSGAQLPPAQGELELLYRKKLLQNHGIHFSRLLTITNMPIQRFAQTLKARGELETYYSLLHQAHRDTNLNSVMCRSLISVSWTGALFDCDFNQQLGIPVRSRPKSLDELLQQNGTINNQPIAVAAHCFGCTAGGGSSCGGALN; the protein is encoded by the coding sequence TTGACCTCAATCTCTCCAGCGACTGAACAACAACAAAGCGCGAAGCGATTCCCTGCCCTGAATCGTGGCGAACTTGAAACCCTTCAAGTCAATCTCGGTTACCGCTGCAATCAAAGCTGCAGCCATTGTCATGTGAATGCAGGACCGTGGCGGACGGAAATGATGGAAGAAGAGCAGATCAATCTGATTCCCAAGGTTCTCCAACACCTGAAACTCAACTGCCTTGACTTAACCGGAGGTGCTCCAGAACTACATCCCCAATTCCGATCCCTTGTACACGATGCACGAGGCCTTGGCGTACAAGTGATTGATCGCTGCAATCTCACAATCCTGCAAGAACCTGGCCAAGAAGACTTGGCTGCATTTTTAGCCGATGAAGGTGTGAAAGTGGTTGCCTCTCTGCCTTGTTTTGAAGAGGAGCGAGTGAACAATCAACGAGGAATGGGTGTTTTTCAGCGCAGCATTTCTGGACTAAAAAGCTTAAACGCACTGGGTTACGGACTTCCTAATAGCAAGCTTGAACTGGATTTAGTGTTCAATCCTTCAGGCGCACAACTACCACCAGCGCAAGGCGAACTAGAACTCCTATATCGCAAAAAGTTATTGCAGAACCATGGCATACATTTCAGCAGGTTATTAACAATCACAAACATGCCGATCCAGAGATTTGCGCAAACATTGAAAGCCCGGGGCGAGCTAGAGACTTATTACTCCTTGCTTCATCAAGCTCATCGTGACACCAACCTCAACTCAGTGATGTGCAGAAGTTTGATCAGTGTTAGCTGGACCGGAGCCCTATTCGACTGCGACTTTAATCAGCAGTTAGGCATTCCTGTGCGTTCTAGGCCAAAGAGCTTGGATGAGCTTCTTCAACAAAATGGAACCATCAACAATCAACCGATTGCTGTTGCCGCTCACTGTTTCGGATGCACTGCTGGAGGAGGCTCAAGCTGTGGTGGAGCGCTCAACTGA